The following coding sequences are from one Lolium rigidum isolate FL_2022 chromosome 6, APGP_CSIRO_Lrig_0.1, whole genome shotgun sequence window:
- the LOC124659148 gene encoding importin subunit beta-1-like produces the protein MDITQVLLAAQSADANLRAAAEANIKQLQEQNLPSFLLSLSAELSSDERPPESRRLAGIILKNSLDAKDSAQKELLIQQWVSLDPSIKLKIKDSLLITLGSSVADARQTSSQVIAKVASIEIPRREWQDLIAKLLGNMTQQGASAPLKQATLEALGYVCEEIPPEHLVQDQVNAVLTAVVQGMNQTELSSEVRLAAVKALYNALDFAESNFANEMERTFIMKVICDTAVSKEEEIRQAAYECLVAIASTYYVHLSPYMQTIFNLTANAVKGDEEPVALQAVEFWSTICEEEIELQEEYEGSDDANSTVNYRFIEKALPSLVPMLLETLLKQEEDQEQDDNAWNISMSGGTCLGLIARTVGDAIVPLVMPFVEANITKPDWRCREAATFAFGSILDGPSLEKLAPLVQAGLDFLLNTMNDPNSQVKDTTAWTLGRVFELLHSPCSSNPIISNANLPRIMTVLLESSKDVPNVAEKVCGAIYFLAQGYEDAEAVSSLLTPYLPNVIAALLTAADRGDMTHIRLRSSAYEALNEIVRVSNIPETASIIGQLLQEIMRRLNLTFDRQIYTSGDKEKQSDLQALLCGVLQVIIQKLSSSDAKSIIAQTADQLMLLFLRVFACHSATVHEEAMLAIGALAYATGPDFVKYMPEFFKYLEAGLQNYEEYQVCSISVGVVGDICRALEDKILPFCDGIMTVLLKDLSNSQLNRSVKPPIFSCFGDIALAIGENFEKYLPYAMPMLQGAAELLVVLDQSDEDMVDYGNQLRRGIFEAYSGILQGIKGAKAQLMIPYAGHLLQFTEAVYKDSSRDESVTKAAVAVLGDLADTLGPISKDLFKSHLFHVEFLRECQDMDDEVRDTASWTQGMINQAIVS, from the exons ATGGATATCACTCAGGTTCTGCTAGCTGCACAGTCTGCGGATGCCAACCTCCGCGCCGCAGCAGAAGCCAACATCAAGCAGCTCCAGGAGCAGAACCTTCCCAGCTTCCTCCTCTCGTTGTCAGCTGAGCTATCCAGCGATGAAAGGCCACCAGAGTCTAGAAGGCTTGCTGGCATTATCCTCAAGAATTCCTTGGATGCAAAAGATTCTGCACAGAAGGAGCTTCTGATTCAGCAGTGGGTTAGCCTGGATCCATCAATCAAACTGAAGATCAAGGACTCGCTGCTGATAACACTAGGATCTTCGGTGGCTGATGCAAGGCAGACATCATCACAAGTCATTGCAAAGGTTGCATCCATTGAGATACCCCGTCGGGAATGGCAGGACCTCATTGCCAAATTGCTGGGCAACATGACGCAGCAGGGGGCATCTGCACCGCTAAAGCAAGCAACCCTGGAGGCGTTGGGGTATGTGTGCGAGGAGATTCCGCCTGAGCACTTGGTGCAGGATCAAGTCAATGCTGTTCTCACTGCAGTTGTGCAGGGAATGAACCAGACAGAGCTAAGTTCTGAAGTCCGTCTTGCAGCAGTCAAAGCTCTATATAATGCTCTTGATTTTGCTGAGAGCAACTTTGCAAATGAGATGGAGAGGACCTTTATAATGAAGGTCATTTGTGATACAGCTGTATCTAAAGAAGAGGAGATCAGGCAGGCAGCCTATGAATGCCTTGTTGCCATCGCATCCACATATTATGTGCACTTATCTCCTTATATGCAAACTATATTCAATCTGACTGCTAATGCTGTGAAAGGAGATGAGGAACCAGTTGCACTTCAAGCTGTTGAGTTCTGGAGCACTATTTGTGAGGAAGAGATTGAACTCCAAGAGGAATATGAGGGATCTGATGATGCCAACTCAACTGTAAATTATCGCTTCATTGAAAAGGCTCTCCCTTCACTTGTTCCAATGCTGCTAGAAACTCTGTTAAAGCAAGAGGAAGATCAAGAGCAAGATGATAATGCTTGGAACATTTCCATGAGTGGTGGAACGTGCCTTGGACTTATTGCTAGGACTGTTGGTGATGCAATTGTCCCTCTTGTGATGCCGTTTGTGGAGGCTAACATCACAAAGCCGGATTGGCGTTGTCGTGAGGCGGCCACTTTTGCATTTGGTTCTATCCTTGATGGCCCCTCCCTTGAGAAACTTGCTCCCCTGGTACAGGCTGGACTTGATTTTTTGCTCAACACAATGAATGATCCAAACAGCCAGGTAAAGGACACTACTGCATGGACTCTTGGGCGAGTATTTGAGCTTTTGCATTCTCCATGCAGTAGTAATCCAATCATATCAAATGCGAACCTTCCTCGTATCATGACTGTGTTGCTAGAGAGTAGCAAGGATGTTCCAAATGTGGCTGAGAAAGTCTGTGGAGCCATATATTTCCTTGCCCAAGGTTATGAAGATGCAGAGGCGGTCTCATCTTTGCTTACACCTTATCTTCCTAATGTTATAGCTGCTCTCCTTACTGCTGCGGATCGTGGTGATATGACCCATATCAGGCTTCGTTCATCTGCTTATGAAGCGCTGAATGAGATTGTTAGAGTCAGCAACATACCTGAAACTGCAAGCATCATAGGGCAGTTATTACAGGAgatcatgaggagattgaaccttaCATTTGATCGCCAAATATATACATCAGGTGACAAGGAGAAGCAAAGCGATCTGCAGGCTTTGCTGTGTGGTGTATTGCAGGTCATTATCCAGAAGCTGAGCAGCTCAGATGCAAAATCCATAATCGCCCAGACTGCTGATCAGTTGATGTTGCTGTTCCTCCGCGTCTTTGCTTGCCACAGTGCTACTGTACATGAAGAAGCAATGCTTGCCATTGGTGCTCTTGCTTATGCCACTGGTCCAGATTTTGTGAAATACATGCCTGAGTTTTTCAAGTACCTTGAAGCAGGCTTGCAGAATTATGAAGAATACCAAGTATGCTCCATCTCTGTCGGGGTGGTTGGTGATATTTGCCGTGCCCTGGAAGATAAGATTTTGCCCTTCTGCGATGGAATTATGACCGTTCTCCTCAAGGATCTCTCGAACTCACAGCTAAACAGGTCTGTGAAACCTCCAATTTTCTCATGCTTTGGAGACATTGCTCTTGCCATTGGTGAAAATTTTGAGAAGTACCTGCCGTATGCTATGCCAATGCTTCAAGGAGCGGCTGAGCTTCTTGTTGTTTTGGATCAAAGTGATGAGGACATGGTTGATTACGGTAACCAGCTCAGACGTGGCATATTCGAGGCATACTCTGGCATACTACAGGGTATCAAGGGCGCAAAGGCTCAGCTGATGATACCATATGCAGGCCATCTATTGCAGTTCACTGAAGCTGTCTACAAAGATAGTAGCAG GGACGAGAGCGTGACAAAGGCTGCGGTTGCTGTCCTGGGGGATCTTGCAGACACACTTGGCCCCATCTCCAAGGATCTGTTCAAGAGCCACCTCTTCCATGTTGAGTTCTTGAGGGAGTGCCAAGATATGGACGACGAAGTCAGGGATACGGCGTCGTGGACCCAGGGAATGATAAACCAGGCGATAGTTTCTTAG